The proteins below come from a single Felis catus isolate Fca126 chromosome A1, F.catus_Fca126_mat1.0, whole genome shotgun sequence genomic window:
- the PCID2 gene encoding PCI domain-containing protein 2 isoform X4, with amino-acid sequence MYAVALDLRIFANNADQQLVKKGRSKVGDMLEKAAELLMSCFRVCASDTRAGIEDSKKWGMLFLVNQLFKIYFKINKLHLCKPLIRAIDSSNLKDDYSTAQRVTFRYYVGRKAMFDSDFKQAEEYLSFAFEHCHRSSQKNKRMILIYLLPVKMLLGHMPTIELLRKYHLMQFAEVTKAVSEGNLLLLNEALTKHETFFIRCGIFLILEKLKIITYRNLFKKVYLLLRTHQLSLDAFLVALKFMRVEDVDIDEVQCILANLIYMGHIKGYISHQHQKLVVSKQNPFPPLSTVC; translated from the exons ATGTATGCTGTAGCGCTTGACCTTCGAATATTTGCCAATAAT GCGGACCAGCAGCTGGTGAAGAAAGGGAGGAGCAAGGTCGGGGACATGCTGGAAAAGGCGGCCGAGTTGTTGATGAGCTGTTTCCGCGTCTGCGCCAGTGACAC TCGGGCTGGCATCGAGGACTCTAAGAAGTGGGGGATGCTGTTCTTGGTGAACCAGCTATTCAAGATCTACTTTAAG ATAAACAAGCTGCACTTGTGCAAGCCCCTCATCAGAGCCATCGACAGCTCCAACCTGAAGGACGACTACAGTACCGCCCAGAGGGTGACGTTCAGGTACTACGTCGGGCGCAAGGCCATGTTCGACAGTGACTTCAAGCAAG CCGAGGAGTACCTGTCCTTTGCCTTCGAGCACTGCCACCGCTCGAGTCAGAAGAACAAACGGATGATTCTCATCTATTTGCTCCCAGTGAAAATGCTGCTG GGTCATATGCCGACCATCGAGCTGTTGAGAAAGTATCACCTCATGCAGTTTGCCGAAGTGACCAAAGCTGTCAG CGAAGGCAACCTTCTGCTGTTGAACGAGGCTCTGACGAAGCACGAGACCTTCTTTATCCGCTGTGGCATTTTCCTTATCCTTGAGAAGCTGAAGATCATCACCTACAGGAATCTCTTCAAGAAAGT gtaCCTGCTGCTCAGAACACACCAGTTGTCTCTGGACGCTTTCCTGGTTGCCTTGAAGTTCATGCGAGTGGAGGACGTGGACATCGATGAGGTCCAGTGCATCCTGGCCAACCTGATATACATG GGCCACATTAAAGGCTACATATCACATCAGCATCAGAAGCTGGTTGTTAGCAAGCAGAACCCGTTCCCCCCGCTGTCGACAGTGTGTTGA
- the PCID2 gene encoding PCI domain-containing protein 2 isoform X1 has protein sequence MAHITINQYLQQVYEAIDTRDGASCAELVSFKHPHVANPRLQLASPEEKCQQVLEPPYDEMFAAHLRCTYAVGNHDFIEAYKCQTVIVQSFLRAFQAHKEDNWALPVMYAVALDLRIFANNADQQLVKKGRSKVGDMLEKAAELLMSCFRVCASDTRAGIEDSKKWGMLFLVNQLFKIYFKINKLHLCKPLIRAIDSSNLKDDYSTAQRVTFRYYVGRKAMFDSDFKQAEEYLSFAFEHCHRSSQKNKRMILIYLLPVKMLLGHMPTIELLRKYHLMQFAEVTKAVSEGNLLLLNEALTKHETFFIRCGIFLILEKLKIITYRNLFKKVYLLLRTHQLSLDAFLVALKFMRVEDVDIDEVQCILANLIYMGHIKGYISHQHQKLVVSKQNPFPPLSTVC, from the exons ATGGCGCACATCACCATCAACCAGTACCTGCAGCAG GTCTATGAAGCAATTGACACCAGAGATGGGGCGTCCTGTGCAGAGCTCGTGTCTTTCAAGCACCCTCATGTTGCCAACCCACGGCTCCAG TTGGCCTCCCCGGAAGAGAAATGTCAACAGGTTTTGGAACCTCCTTATGACGAAATGTTTGCTGCTCATTTAAG GTGCACTTACGCAGTGGGGAACCACGACTTCATAGAGGCGTACAAATGCCAGACTGTCATCGTCCA ATCTTTTCTGCGGGCATTTCAGGCCCACAAAGAGGACAACTG GGCTCTGCCTGTCATGTATGCTGTAGCGCTTGACCTTCGAATATTTGCCAATAAT GCGGACCAGCAGCTGGTGAAGAAAGGGAGGAGCAAGGTCGGGGACATGCTGGAAAAGGCGGCCGAGTTGTTGATGAGCTGTTTCCGCGTCTGCGCCAGTGACAC TCGGGCTGGCATCGAGGACTCTAAGAAGTGGGGGATGCTGTTCTTGGTGAACCAGCTATTCAAGATCTACTTTAAG ATAAACAAGCTGCACTTGTGCAAGCCCCTCATCAGAGCCATCGACAGCTCCAACCTGAAGGACGACTACAGTACCGCCCAGAGGGTGACGTTCAGGTACTACGTCGGGCGCAAGGCCATGTTCGACAGTGACTTCAAGCAAG CCGAGGAGTACCTGTCCTTTGCCTTCGAGCACTGCCACCGCTCGAGTCAGAAGAACAAACGGATGATTCTCATCTATTTGCTCCCAGTGAAAATGCTGCTG GGTCATATGCCGACCATCGAGCTGTTGAGAAAGTATCACCTCATGCAGTTTGCCGAAGTGACCAAAGCTGTCAG CGAAGGCAACCTTCTGCTGTTGAACGAGGCTCTGACGAAGCACGAGACCTTCTTTATCCGCTGTGGCATTTTCCTTATCCTTGAGAAGCTGAAGATCATCACCTACAGGAATCTCTTCAAGAAAGT gtaCCTGCTGCTCAGAACACACCAGTTGTCTCTGGACGCTTTCCTGGTTGCCTTGAAGTTCATGCGAGTGGAGGACGTGGACATCGATGAGGTCCAGTGCATCCTGGCCAACCTGATATACATG GGCCACATTAAAGGCTACATATCACATCAGCATCAGAAGCTGGTTGTTAGCAAGCAGAACCCGTTCCCCCCGCTGTCGACAGTGTGTTGA
- the PCID2 gene encoding PCI domain-containing protein 2 isoform X3 translates to MAHITINQYLQQVYEAIDTRDGASCAELVSFKHPHVANPRLQLASPEEKCQQVLEPPYDEMFAAHLRALPVMYAVALDLRIFANNADQQLVKKGRSKVGDMLEKAAELLMSCFRVCASDTRAGIEDSKKWGMLFLVNQLFKIYFKINKLHLCKPLIRAIDSSNLKDDYSTAQRVTFRYYVGRKAMFDSDFKQAEEYLSFAFEHCHRSSQKNKRMILIYLLPVKMLLGHMPTIELLRKYHLMQFAEVTKAVSEGNLLLLNEALTKHETFFIRCGIFLILEKLKIITYRNLFKKVYLLLRTHQLSLDAFLVALKFMRVEDVDIDEVQCILANLIYMGHIKGYISHQHQKLVVSKQNPFPPLSTVC, encoded by the exons ATGGCGCACATCACCATCAACCAGTACCTGCAGCAG GTCTATGAAGCAATTGACACCAGAGATGGGGCGTCCTGTGCAGAGCTCGTGTCTTTCAAGCACCCTCATGTTGCCAACCCACGGCTCCAG TTGGCCTCCCCGGAAGAGAAATGTCAACAGGTTTTGGAACCTCCTTATGACGAAATGTTTGCTGCTCATTTAAG GGCTCTGCCTGTCATGTATGCTGTAGCGCTTGACCTTCGAATATTTGCCAATAAT GCGGACCAGCAGCTGGTGAAGAAAGGGAGGAGCAAGGTCGGGGACATGCTGGAAAAGGCGGCCGAGTTGTTGATGAGCTGTTTCCGCGTCTGCGCCAGTGACAC TCGGGCTGGCATCGAGGACTCTAAGAAGTGGGGGATGCTGTTCTTGGTGAACCAGCTATTCAAGATCTACTTTAAG ATAAACAAGCTGCACTTGTGCAAGCCCCTCATCAGAGCCATCGACAGCTCCAACCTGAAGGACGACTACAGTACCGCCCAGAGGGTGACGTTCAGGTACTACGTCGGGCGCAAGGCCATGTTCGACAGTGACTTCAAGCAAG CCGAGGAGTACCTGTCCTTTGCCTTCGAGCACTGCCACCGCTCGAGTCAGAAGAACAAACGGATGATTCTCATCTATTTGCTCCCAGTGAAAATGCTGCTG GGTCATATGCCGACCATCGAGCTGTTGAGAAAGTATCACCTCATGCAGTTTGCCGAAGTGACCAAAGCTGTCAG CGAAGGCAACCTTCTGCTGTTGAACGAGGCTCTGACGAAGCACGAGACCTTCTTTATCCGCTGTGGCATTTTCCTTATCCTTGAGAAGCTGAAGATCATCACCTACAGGAATCTCTTCAAGAAAGT gtaCCTGCTGCTCAGAACACACCAGTTGTCTCTGGACGCTTTCCTGGTTGCCTTGAAGTTCATGCGAGTGGAGGACGTGGACATCGATGAGGTCCAGTGCATCCTGGCCAACCTGATATACATG GGCCACATTAAAGGCTACATATCACATCAGCATCAGAAGCTGGTTGTTAGCAAGCAGAACCCGTTCCCCCCGCTGTCGACAGTGTGTTGA
- the PCID2 gene encoding PCI domain-containing protein 2 isoform X2 codes for MAHITINQYLQQVYEAIDTRDGASCAELVSFKHPHVANPRLQLASPEEKCQQVLEPPYDEMFAAHLRCTYAVGNHDFIEAYKCQTVIVQSFLRAFQAHKEDNWALPVMYAVALDLRIFANNADQQLVKKGRSKVGDMLEKAAELLMSCFRVCASDTRAGIEDSKKWGMLFLVNQLFKIYFKPLIRAIDSSNLKDDYSTAQRVTFRYYVGRKAMFDSDFKQAEEYLSFAFEHCHRSSQKNKRMILIYLLPVKMLLGHMPTIELLRKYHLMQFAEVTKAVSEGNLLLLNEALTKHETFFIRCGIFLILEKLKIITYRNLFKKVYLLLRTHQLSLDAFLVALKFMRVEDVDIDEVQCILANLIYMGHIKGYISHQHQKLVVSKQNPFPPLSTVC; via the exons ATGGCGCACATCACCATCAACCAGTACCTGCAGCAG GTCTATGAAGCAATTGACACCAGAGATGGGGCGTCCTGTGCAGAGCTCGTGTCTTTCAAGCACCCTCATGTTGCCAACCCACGGCTCCAG TTGGCCTCCCCGGAAGAGAAATGTCAACAGGTTTTGGAACCTCCTTATGACGAAATGTTTGCTGCTCATTTAAG GTGCACTTACGCAGTGGGGAACCACGACTTCATAGAGGCGTACAAATGCCAGACTGTCATCGTCCA ATCTTTTCTGCGGGCATTTCAGGCCCACAAAGAGGACAACTG GGCTCTGCCTGTCATGTATGCTGTAGCGCTTGACCTTCGAATATTTGCCAATAAT GCGGACCAGCAGCTGGTGAAGAAAGGGAGGAGCAAGGTCGGGGACATGCTGGAAAAGGCGGCCGAGTTGTTGATGAGCTGTTTCCGCGTCTGCGCCAGTGACAC TCGGGCTGGCATCGAGGACTCTAAGAAGTGGGGGATGCTGTTCTTGGTGAACCAGCTATTCAAGATCTACTTTAAG CCCCTCATCAGAGCCATCGACAGCTCCAACCTGAAGGACGACTACAGTACCGCCCAGAGGGTGACGTTCAGGTACTACGTCGGGCGCAAGGCCATGTTCGACAGTGACTTCAAGCAAG CCGAGGAGTACCTGTCCTTTGCCTTCGAGCACTGCCACCGCTCGAGTCAGAAGAACAAACGGATGATTCTCATCTATTTGCTCCCAGTGAAAATGCTGCTG GGTCATATGCCGACCATCGAGCTGTTGAGAAAGTATCACCTCATGCAGTTTGCCGAAGTGACCAAAGCTGTCAG CGAAGGCAACCTTCTGCTGTTGAACGAGGCTCTGACGAAGCACGAGACCTTCTTTATCCGCTGTGGCATTTTCCTTATCCTTGAGAAGCTGAAGATCATCACCTACAGGAATCTCTTCAAGAAAGT gtaCCTGCTGCTCAGAACACACCAGTTGTCTCTGGACGCTTTCCTGGTTGCCTTGAAGTTCATGCGAGTGGAGGACGTGGACATCGATGAGGTCCAGTGCATCCTGGCCAACCTGATATACATG GGCCACATTAAAGGCTACATATCACATCAGCATCAGAAGCTGGTTGTTAGCAAGCAGAACCCGTTCCCCCCGCTGTCGACAGTGTGTTGA
- the PCID2 gene encoding PCI domain-containing protein 2 isoform X5: MLEKAAELLMSCFRVCASDTRAGIEDSKKWGMLFLVNQLFKIYFKINKLHLCKPLIRAIDSSNLKDDYSTAQRVTFRYYVGRKAMFDSDFKQAEEYLSFAFEHCHRSSQKNKRMILIYLLPVKMLLGHMPTIELLRKYHLMQFAEVTKAVSEGNLLLLNEALTKHETFFIRCGIFLILEKLKIITYRNLFKKVYLLLRTHQLSLDAFLVALKFMRVEDVDIDEVQCILANLIYMGHIKGYISHQHQKLVVSKQNPFPPLSTVC, translated from the exons ATGCTGGAAAAGGCGGCCGAGTTGTTGATGAGCTGTTTCCGCGTCTGCGCCAGTGACAC TCGGGCTGGCATCGAGGACTCTAAGAAGTGGGGGATGCTGTTCTTGGTGAACCAGCTATTCAAGATCTACTTTAAG ATAAACAAGCTGCACTTGTGCAAGCCCCTCATCAGAGCCATCGACAGCTCCAACCTGAAGGACGACTACAGTACCGCCCAGAGGGTGACGTTCAGGTACTACGTCGGGCGCAAGGCCATGTTCGACAGTGACTTCAAGCAAG CCGAGGAGTACCTGTCCTTTGCCTTCGAGCACTGCCACCGCTCGAGTCAGAAGAACAAACGGATGATTCTCATCTATTTGCTCCCAGTGAAAATGCTGCTG GGTCATATGCCGACCATCGAGCTGTTGAGAAAGTATCACCTCATGCAGTTTGCCGAAGTGACCAAAGCTGTCAG CGAAGGCAACCTTCTGCTGTTGAACGAGGCTCTGACGAAGCACGAGACCTTCTTTATCCGCTGTGGCATTTTCCTTATCCTTGAGAAGCTGAAGATCATCACCTACAGGAATCTCTTCAAGAAAGT gtaCCTGCTGCTCAGAACACACCAGTTGTCTCTGGACGCTTTCCTGGTTGCCTTGAAGTTCATGCGAGTGGAGGACGTGGACATCGATGAGGTCCAGTGCATCCTGGCCAACCTGATATACATG GGCCACATTAAAGGCTACATATCACATCAGCATCAGAAGCTGGTTGTTAGCAAGCAGAACCCGTTCCCCCCGCTGTCGACAGTGTGTTGA